The Deltaproteobacteria bacterium RBG_16_64_85 sequence CCTGTCCGGCCTCCACAGCTACGGGAGCTGAAGGCTGCAACCGGAGATAGGATCTAACCACCAAACGAAAAAACCAGAGAAGCAAGGGACACGATATTTTGCAGAGCATCCTCCGCCGGAAAGTAAAAATCGCGGTTGCCGCCATTTGCCTCCCGGTCCTCCTCCTGCTGGGAGCCGGAATCGGGGAGAGAAACGTCCTTTGTCTCGGAAACGATGGACACATCGCGGTTGATGCCGCCGACACGGGAACCTGCGCCCCCTTTTCGTCCGTCTTCGGCCCCCGCGGACCTTCCCTCTCGAAACTCGGCAGCATTGGGGGATCTTGCCGCACCCATTGTGGCCCCTGCGTGGATGTTCCATCTCTTTCCGGCCTGCTCACACATGCAACGTTCTCCTCGTACCATTTCAGGCACTTAACCTGGTACGTGATGTCGCTTTGGCCGACTCCCGTTCGAAGCGATGATATTTTGGAATCGGCCGGTGGGGTGCTTCTCGTGAATACGGTTCTTGTCCATCATCGGCCTCCCACAGGCCGCCCTTCGTACGACTGTTCTTCTGATCCAGGCCTTTCCCAATCCGCCATGTCGCCTCGCTCCCCGCCGGGAGCAAGGCGTTATTTCCCCTTCCGGTCCAGTGTGTGACCTGGGAAAGGACGACGTTGGATTTTTCCGGAGGTCGCGAAATGACATTGTCACCAGTTCGAAGGAGGTGGCCGTATTGAGTTCTTCAACTTCCATACGATCCGTTTTTTCGGCTCTGCTGGGATGCCTGCTCACAATAAACGTCGGGACGGTATTCGCCGCAGAAAAGGTCTTCGGTCTGCCCGAAGTCCTCTCCTACGCCCTTGAGAACAACGGGGAGATCAAGGCGCTGCGTGCCGAAAGGGGCCTGCGCGAGGCGGGGAGGATCCGGGCGGGCCTGCTCCCCAACCCTTCCCTGGAGTTCGAGGGCGCCGGCGATTTCCTCTTCGCGAACGAGGGCGAAAGGAGATTCTCCGCCGCCTCCTACTCCCAGGAGATCCTGACCGCCGGAAAAAGGGCCAAGAGGCTCAAGGTTGCCGGGAAGGACCTGGAGGAGTACGGCTACCGGATCGCCGACGCGGAACGGCTCCTTGACGAGGAGGTCAAGGTTGCCTTCTACGATCTCATCCTGGCCGAACATCGGTTAAAGCTGGCCGGGAGGTTCGTGGAGATCAACGAGCAACTCCTGCGGGTCGCCCGGGACAGGTTCGCGGCCGGGGACATCCCGGAGCTGGAAGTGAACCTGGCCCGCGTGGAAGTGGCAAGGAGCAAGGGACGCAAGGCGGAAGCGGAACGGGAAATCGAACCGAGTCGGTTGAAACTCTTTTCCCTGATGGGCCTCTCCACGGGACCGGAGATCGGAATTGCGGGCACGCTTGAAAATAAGGAATTTCCGGCCCGGATCGAGGACCTAAGAGCTCTGGCGCTTGCCCGGAGACCTGACCTCATGGCCCTGGCTGCCGAAAAGGAAAGGGCCGACGCGGAGATCCACCTGGCGGAGGCGCAAGGGAAACCCAACGTGACGGCCGTGCTCTCCCTGGAGCGGGAAGATTCTTCGCTGGATGTCGGAGATATCACGGCGAAAGATCGTGACAAACTGGTGGGACTCAAGCTGTCGGTGCCCCTCCCGCTGTACGACCGGAACCAGGCGGGAAAAAAGGAAGCCGCAACGAGACGGCGAAGCGCCGAGAGCCGGTATCTCTTCGTCCGGAGGAATGTCGATAGGGAGGTGGAATCGGCTTTCGCCCGCCTGACCTCCTCCGAGAAGGCCCTGCGGATCTACGGCCGCGACATCTTCCCCCAACTCGAAGAGAACCTTCGGCTGACGCAGGAGGCCTACCGGCTCGCCGAAGTGGGGATCCTTTCCGTCCTTGAGGAACAGCGGAAGTTCCTCGACGCGAACGAGGGATACCTGGCGGCCCTCTATCAATGGAACACGGCCCTGGCCAGGCTGACGGCGGCCGTGGGCGGAAGGATCAATTGACGGAACGGCTTTCGCCTCGAACAAGGACAACGGAGGAAATCAATGAAGAATACGAAGATTGTTGCGGCCGTCGGGATCGTCCTCGCTCTCGTCTTGGGCGGCGCCTTCGCGTACCGGTTCAGCCACCTCGCAAAAGGAGGAAAGGCGGCGACCGCCGAAAAAGAGGAAGCCGCCCGAACCGAGCTGGGCAGCGAGGGAAAGGAAGGGGGAGACAAGCAGACCCGAGGCGTCCGTCTGAAACCGGAAATCCTGCAAAGCCGCGCGGTCGTCGTGGAGACTGCGAAAAAGGCGTCTCTCGGCGGCGTCATCGTCGCGACCGGCAAGGTGGGGGCCAACGCGGATCGGATCGCCCACGTCTCCCCCAGGATTCCCGGAAAGATCGTGTGGGTCGGCGCGAGCCTCGGAGACACCGTCGTCGCCGGGCAGGTCCTTGCCCGCCTGGACAGCGTGGAACTGGGGGAAGCCCTGTCCGAGTACTACAAGGCCCGGTCCCGGATCGCCCTCGCGAGAAGCAACCTGGACAGGATCAAGTCGCTCGTCGAGAAGAAGATCGCGGCCCGCAAGGAGATCCTGCAGGCGGAAACGGAATACCAGACGGCGATGTCCGAGCTCCACGCCGACGAGGAACGGCTGAGGCTCTACGGCCTCTCGCCCTCGGAATTCGAAGAGCACATAGAGGAGAAGAGAATCCTCCTCCCCGTCCACTCCCCCATCGCCGGGGTTGTCACGGAAAAACACACCATCGTCGGGGAGCTGGCGGACCCTTCGAAAAACCTCTTCACGGTCACCGACCTTTCCTCCGTGTGGGTGCTGGTGGACATCAACGAGAAGGACCTGGCGAAGATCGGCAGAGGCCGGCCGGCGGCGGTAAAGGTCGGGGCCTTCCCCGAGAGCGTCTTCAGGGGGAGGGTGACCTACATCGCGGACCTGGTGGATGAAGCCACGCGGACCGTAAAGGCGCGGATCGAGGTGGCGAACCCGGGGAGGAAGCTCAAGCCCGAGATGTTCGCCACGGTGGAGCTGGCCATCCCCCCGAGCAGCCCCCCGGGGCTGGCGGTCCCCGAGGAGGCGCTCGTCGAACTGGAAGGGAAGAAGGTCCTGTTCATCACCGGGGACGACGCCGAATTTATCCCCAGGGAAGTGGCGACCGGGGCCAACGGGGGAGGCTGGGTGGAGGTCACCGCGGGCCTGAAAGAAGGAGAGCGGTATGCGGCCAAGGGCGGGTTCCTCCTGAAATCGGAACTGAAAAAAGGCGAACTCGGAGAGGAATAGGCCCATGATCGACAGGATCCTTAGATTCTCGCTGGAACAGCGGTTGCTGGTCGTTGTCGCGACCCTTCTCCTGGTCGGCGCCGGCCTGTGGGCCATGAACAGGCTCCCCGTGGACGCCTTCCCGGACGTCACGAACGTCCAGGTGCAGATCCTCACCCAGGCGGGCGGAATGGCCCCCACCGAGGTGGAGAAACAGATCACCTTCCCCATCGAGACCACCATGGGAGGGCTTTCCCGCCTCCAAGAGGTCCGCTCCCTCTCCAAGATCGGCCTCTCCGTGATCACGGTGGTATTCGAGGACGGGGTCGACATCTACTTCGCCCGGCAACAGGTCTTCGAGCGCCTCCAGCAGGCCCGCGAGCGGCTGCCGAAGGGAATCGAACCGCAGCTGGGGCCTATCACCACCGGACTCGGCGAAATCTACCAGTACCTGGTCGAGGGGGAAAAATACGACATCCGGGAACTCCGTGCCCTGCAGGACTGGGTGGTCCGGCCGATCCTGCGGACGGTCCCCGGGGTGACCGACGTCAACTCCTTCGGCGGACAGGTGAAGCAGTACCAGGTCTTGATCGACCCGGGGAAGCTCAAGAGCCTCCACCTGACGCTCCGCGACGTCATGGAGGCCGTGGAGAGGAACAACGCCAACAGCGGAGCCGGTTACATCGAACACCGGGAGGAACAGTACATCGTCCGAGGACTGGGCCTCGCCAGGGGCCTTGAGGACCTGGAACGGATCGTGGTGGCCTCCCGGAACGGGACGCCGATCCATCTCGACGACGTGGCGCAGCTCCGGATCGGTAGCGAACCCCGCCAGGGAGCAACGACCCGCGACGGGAAGGGCGAAGCGGTGGCCGGCATCGTGATGATGCTCCAGGGAGCCTCCGGCAAGGAGGTGGTCGCCGCCGCCAAGGAAAAGGTCAAGACCATCCAGAAGCTTCTGCCGGTGGGCGTCCGTCTGGTTCCCTACTACGACCGGACCGAACTCGTCCGTAAGACCATCCGGACCGTCCGGAACAACCTCCTGGAGGGCGGTCTCCTGGTCGTGGCCGTCCTTTTTTATTTCCTTGGGAACGTCCGGGCAGCCCTCATCGTGGCCCTGGTCATCCCCCTTTCCATGCTTTTTTCCTTCCTCGGGATGCACTGGCTCCGGCTTTCCGCCAATCTCATGACGCTGGGAGCCATCGACTTCGGGATGATCGTCGACGGCAGCGTGGTGATGATGGAGAACACCATGCGGAAACTCGCCGAGAGGAAGGAGGGAGAAGGATTCATCCATACGATCTTCGAATCGGCCCGGGAGGTCGCCCGTCCGATCGTCTTCGGGATCGGGATCATCATCATCGTCTACATTCCCATCGTGACGCTCCGGGACATGGAGGGGAAGATGTTCTCCCCCATGGCGTACACCGTGGGGTTCGCCCTCCTGGGCTCCCTGATCCTGACGGTGACGGTCGTTCCGGCGCTCTGTTCCCTGCTCCTGAAAGGGAGAATCGTCGAGGAGACGGATCCGTGGCTTCTCCGCGCCCTCCGGGAGGCATACCTTCCCACGCTGCGGAAGGCAATGGCCCACCCGGGGAAGACCTTGGGCGTCACCGGCGCCGCCCTGGTCTTTGCACTGGCTCTTGTCCCCTTCCTGGGGAGCGAGTTCCTGCCGACCCTTGACGAGGGAAGCATCACGGTGCAGTCCTTCCGCCTTCCCTCGG is a genomic window containing:
- a CDS encoding efflux transporter periplasmic adaptor subunit produces the protein MKNTKIVAAVGIVLALVLGGAFAYRFSHLAKGGKAATAEKEEAARTELGSEGKEGGDKQTRGVRLKPEILQSRAVVVETAKKASLGGVIVATGKVGANADRIAHVSPRIPGKIVWVGASLGDTVVAGQVLARLDSVELGEALSEYYKARSRIALARSNLDRIKSLVEKKIAARKEILQAETEYQTAMSELHADEERLRLYGLSPSEFEEHIEEKRILLPVHSPIAGVVTEKHTIVGELADPSKNLFTVTDLSSVWVLVDINEKDLAKIGRGRPAAVKVGAFPESVFRGRVTYIADLVDEATRTVKARIEVANPGRKLKPEMFATVELAIPPSSPPGLAVPEEALVELEGKKVLFITGDDAEFIPREVATGANGGGWVEVTAGLKEGERYAAKGGFLLKSELKKGELGEE